The Nicotiana tabacum cultivar K326 chromosome 14, ASM71507v2, whole genome shotgun sequence genome contains a region encoding:
- the LOC107811237 gene encoding uncharacterized protein LOC107811237: MRAMHSLRREFHFFLKDIDILTTSVPFMIIGVTTNIFFDQLKKFQHDVNQMYGSDKIKDDVVHRASCIKKLPALFDISPCWQRIASLSSLLSRKEGGPELS; the protein is encoded by the exons ATGAGAGCTATGCATTCTCTTAGAAGGGAGTTTCACTTTTTTCTCAAGGATATTGATATATTGACAACATCGGTACCTTTTATGATTATTGGAGTTACGACGAATATCTTCTTCGATCAG TTAAAAAAGTTCCAGCACGATGTAAATCAAATGTATGGATCCGACAAAATCAAAGATGATGTAGTGCATAGAGCCTCGTGTATCAAG AAGCTGCCCGCTCTTTTCGACATATCTCCTTGCTGGCAAAGGATAG CATCACTATCAAGTCTTCTGTCAAGGAAAGAAGGTGGTCCTGAATTGAGTTGA